The Chloroflexota bacterium genome contains the following window.
GCCACCACTCCCAGGTCCGCTTGCGACCAACTTCGTTTCTCTGTACTACCGGCCAACCCGCCTCAAATGTGCTTGCGGTCTGGCTTTCTGCGGGGGTGCGCCACTGCACCCCCTTCCATTGGATTCATTGCCTCGCTGCGACCCCGCACACTGACGCTTGCACGTTGTGACGTCGCACTGCGTTGGAGAAAGCCCGGTGGCAAGAAAGCCAGCCGTCAATCACCGAGAGGAGGTGACAAGACCTGCCATGCGACACAACCCACGGGACATCAAGCTGCTGCGCCACCTCGCCGCCATGCCCTTCCTGGACCGGCTGGAGCTGGCCCTGCTCTCGGGCAACGCCGACCGCACCACCTACGATGCCGTGGCGCGGCTCGAAGGCCGTGGATTTGTAGCCTCCGTTCGCCACGCCACCGAGGCCATCACGTCCACCCGCCGCCTGTGCGTCACCCCGGCGGGGCTGCGGTACCTAGCCCACGCGGACTTCGTGTCGCTCGACCAGGTGCTCCGCCAGCACCCCGTCTCCGGCCACTGGCAGCGGCTCCTCTTGGGCCGCCTCGACGCCGTCGCCGTGCTCTACCGCCTGGCGTGCATGATCGCCGGCGCCGCGGACGGAATCCGGGAGTTCCAGTGGTACCGCGCCAACCCCTTGGACGCCGCCGCCGTTCTCCCCGACGGCCGCGTCGTCGGGCTGCTCCGGCAGGGGCCCACGGCCGACAAGACCGGTTTCTCCAAGCGGGTGTGGCGGCTCCTGGAGGCGCCCTATTTCGACCTGCTCCTGGTGCTGGTCCCCGACGAGGTCCGGCTCCACCACGCCCGCCGGCTGCTCCTCCCGTCCCGCGACGCCGTCCTCCTGACGGAGGAGGCCAACATCCCGTGGGCCACCGCCCAGGACCGGGTCTGGCAGCTCCGGTCCATGCCCCGGGACCTGAGCCTCGCCGAGGCCCTGCCGCTGGCTGGGACGTACGGCCTCTTGCCCCAGGAGCAGCCCTTGGCGCGGGAGAGACTCCTAGACGACCTCGATGTCCCCGACCTCCCCGACCGGGCGCCGGAGCACCTGCTGCCCGCCCTCCTGAAGCCCGCGGAGAAGCGGGCCCTCGACCTCGTGGCCGACTGGCCGTGGCTCACCGCCGACGACCTGAGCGGCATGCTGGGGGTCACCAAGGTCCGGACGTCCCAGCTCACCGTCACCCTTACCCGCGCGGCCCTTGCGTGTCGCTATCCTATAGAAGGGCGGGAGCGGTTGGCCCCGACCTGAAAGGGACTCGCCGTGCTGGCCCGGCGGGACCGCACGGCGGCGCCACGGCTGCAGGGCCAGTGGAGCGGGGAGTCGCTGAAGCCGAATGCGCCCTTCAGCTGGCGGAACGTCGAGGGGCGGCGCAGCCGGCTCCTGGCCCGCCACCTGGCCCACACCACCGCCGTGCACCGCTTCCTAGCCCGCATGGCGGAGCAGGCCCGCACCGCAGGTTGGCGGTTCCGGCAGATGGACCCGCCCCACCGGGCGACCCGGCACTTCCGCCACGGGAACGAACTGCGCTCCATCCACCCCGACGCTTTCGGCGTCCTTCGCGCCGTCGGGAAGCGGCAGGCCTTCTTCCTGGAGTGGGAGCGGCGGGCTGTGCGGCCGGGGACCATGGCGGCGCGCCTCGCCCCCTACCTCCGCTACTACGCTGAGAAGCGGCCCGTCGACGACCACGGCGTCGTCCCCCTGGTCCTCATCGTCTTCGACGATGCCCTGGCCGAGGCCCGCTTTCACGCAGTGGCCCGCCGGGAGATGCGCGCGTGGCGGGTGAAGCTCCCCCTCTGGGTGACGCACACCGAGGCCCTAGAGCAGTATGGGCCGCTGGGTGCCGTGTGGCGCAACCCCGATCACTTGGAGCCAACTTTCGCCCTTGCGCCGCAGGAAGCCTAGAAACTGGCGGGAAATAGGGTTGCGCGACGGTGCGTCGGTGTGCATTATGACAAGTCCACATGGGATACAATATGGCAGATCACTTAATGGGGAACCTGAGCAGTGTCCGCTCAGCGTCCGGCCAAACAGGAAAATTAGTGAAGGGGGACCTCCGTGACCAAGCTCAAGCTATTAGCCCCCGCCGCCCTCTACGCCCGCGTGATTAGCGAGCGCCAAGACTTGAATCTGTCTTCGTTGGCGCAGCTGCGAATACTGCAAGACTGCGCCAACAGAAATGGCTACTTGGGCGCTCGCAAGTACGGCGAAGAGGGCCGCGGTATCCACTCGCTGAATCTGACCGAAACTTTAATCACTGTAGCGCTAGGTGAACGATGACTACCGAGGTCCAGTACCCAATTGCTTACGCCGACGACGATCAGCTGGTGCATATCGACGCAGCCGTCAAGGGAGTTGCCGCGTACTGCTTCGGCTGCGACGCACGAATGATCCCCATCCAGGGCCCTCAGCGAAATTGGCACTTCAGACATGAGGCGCAAAACCCGTGCGACCGCGACCGCGCACTTCATAGGGCCGCAGTCGCCGCCATTGCCAAGGGCATCGAAACGGCCATCCGGGCAAATCAACCGTACTTGGTTGAATGGGAGTGCCTTCGGTGTGGACAGCCTATTGAACAGGATCTTGCTACCCCCGGCGCAACGGTTCTAGCGGAGAAAATGCTCCAGCAGCAAGACGGAATAGAGCAGAAGCGGCGGACCTTACCAGACGTAGCGGTCTACAACGTAGACGGCACAAGGGCCGTGACAGAAGTGGTCGTCTGGCACGACCTTGATGACGTGACACGCAAGGTGTATGAGCAGCAAGAGATTCCCGTCTTTCGCGTCTATCCGGATTGGCAAACTTTGCACCAGTACCTGCACGGCGCCTCCGCCAAAGACGCGCTGAACACGCCAAGCCCCTTGTGCACGGATTGTCAGCGAAAAGACGAGCAGGCTACGAATGCGCAGTCCGCACAGGCCGAGCAACAGCGGGCCGAGCTCGCGGAACGCGACCTTTTGGCACGACTCGTGCCGAAGTTGCACATACCCGGGTTCCCGCCACCGAAGCGCTACCTTGTGAAGACAATCGAACCCGGCGATTGCATCATAGGCCTCTTCACTGGCGTGGACTTGCCCGGCAGCCGTCACTTGCCAATCGAGGGCGTCTGGCCACGCTGGAACTTCGAGGATATCCCCACGGGCTTGGGCATCTGCGTCGCCATCTCGCCCCGCAAGCTTTCGGAGGTCTCCCATCGCCACTTGATCGGCAAAGCATGCTTGCTGACCTGCTGGCAAGAAGGCAGGAGTTGGACCGGCAACCGGAATTTCCAGTTCAATCTCAAAGAGATGTCACCATCCGCAACATGACTACACAGATTTCAGACAACAGGTTTCCCGGCAAAGACACAGCCCTCATAGCAATTGATGGCAAGAGGTACAACATCTATCCGGCACTTCGAGTGACCCGTATACGTTAGCCAAAGGAGAATTGACCATGAGCAAACGCCAGCCTCTGACCCCCGTCGCCCTGTACGCTCGCGTGTCCAGCGACCGCCAGGACGTGGACCTCTCCGTGTCCGCCCAGCTGCGGGCCCTGCGGGATTACGCCAAGAAGAACGGCTACGTCGTGGCCCGGGAGTACGTGGATGAGGCGGAGAGCGGGCGCGGCGCCGACCGGGGCCAATTCCGCATCATGCTCGACGAAGCGGGCAAGCCCAACGACCCCTTCCAGGAGATCCTTGTCTGGAAGTTCTCCCGCTTCACCCGCAAGCGGGAGCACGCCGTCGCCTTCAAGGCCATGCTCCGCCGTCGGGGCATCCGTGTCACCTCCATCACCGAGCACGCCGACGACACCCCCACCGGCAAGCTCATGGAGGCCATCATCGAGAGCGTGGACGAGTTCTATTCGGAGAACCTTGCACAGGAGGTAGCCCGGGGCATGCGCGAGTCCGCGTCCCGGGGCTTCTACCTGGGCCCTGTGGCCCCGTTCGGGTACCGGAAGATCAAGGTCACAGATGGGGCGAAGGAGCGTCCGAGCCTGGAGGTCGACCCCGACGCCGCGCCCGTCGTCAAGGACGCCTTCGAGAAGGCGCTCCGGGGTCATGGTTTGAAGGAACTCTGCGCCGACTTCAACCGGCGGGGCATCACCATCAAGGGCCGCCGCTGGCACCGGACCACCCTCCACTACCTCCTCACCAACGAGGTCTACACCGGCACCGCCGTCTGGGGCCGGATGCTCAAGGGGGTCAAGGCCAGCGACCCCGTTCGAGTTGAGGGAACCTGGCCCGCACTGGTCTCCCGCGAGACCTTCGACGCCGTCCAGCGGGCCCTCCATGACCGGGCGCCCGCTGTCCAGCGCCCCGCCTCCGTGGGGAGCCCTTTCCT
Protein-coding sequences here:
- a CDS encoding replication-relaxation family protein is translated as MLARRDRTAAPRLQGQWSGESLKPNAPFSWRNVEGRRSRLLARHLAHTTAVHRFLARMAEQARTAGWRFRQMDPPHRATRHFRHGNELRSIHPDAFGVLRAVGKRQAFFLEWERRAVRPGTMAARLAPYLRYYAEKRPVDDHGVVPLVLIVFDDALAEARFHAVARREMRAWRVKLPLWVTHTEALEQYGPLGAVWRNPDHLEPTFALAPQEA
- a CDS encoding recombinase family protein; amino-acid sequence: MSKRQPLTPVALYARVSSDRQDVDLSVSAQLRALRDYAKKNGYVVAREYVDEAESGRGADRGQFRIMLDEAGKPNDPFQEILVWKFSRFTRKREHAVAFKAMLRRRGIRVTSITEHADDTPTGKLMEAIIESVDEFYSENLAQEVARGMRESASRGFYLGPVAPFGYRKIKVTDGAKERPSLEVDPDAAPVVKDAFEKALRGHGLKELCADFNRRGITIKGRRWHRTTLHYLLTNEVYTGTAVWGRMLKGVKASDPVRVEGTWPALVSRETFDAVQRALHDRAPAVQRPASVGSPFLLSGLLRCGHCGRSFTGQAAKSGRYAYYVCTTLHRQGAGTCKARYLNAAKLEAFIVAKVRERILTEETITKLVALVAEDIDAIAHEAAGSLKALDAELADVESRLERLYEALESGHLTLEALSPRILALRARQDQLNAARDEAQAHLQERKRELPTAKEVKGYVQDFHTLLQRADFPERKALIRNFVKRIEVTGSEATLDYTVPMPPHGALQEGSSVRTFVQARQPTSSEFTASSPCRR